From one Stigmatella aurantiaca genomic stretch:
- a CDS encoding transposase zinc-binding domain-containing protein, translated as MGTHGWAYRRRQPEGTVLYEAVRENLATLLEEASEVGRGLPRYVERDFARYLECGVLAHGFARVRCKICKDELLVAFSCKGRGVCPSCNAKRAHVRAVHLVEQVLPHVPYR; from the coding sequence GTGGGAACGCACGGGTGGGCGTACCGGCGAAGGCAGCCGGAGGGGACGGTGCTGTACGAGGCGGTGCGGGAGAACCTGGCTACATTGCTGGAGGAAGCCAGCGAGGTAGGGCGCGGCTTGCCCCGGTACGTGGAGCGGGACTTCGCCAGGTACCTGGAATGCGGAGTGCTGGCGCACGGCTTCGCGCGGGTACGCTGCAAGATTTGCAAGGACGAGCTGCTCGTCGCCTTCTCGTGCAAGGGACGAGGGGTGTGCCCGTCCTGCAACGCGAAGCGGGCGCATGTGAGGGCGGTGCATCTGGTGGAGCAGGTGCTGCCGCACGTGCCCTACCGGTAG
- a CDS encoding DUF3060 domain-containing protein encodes MSKIIRSAAVAFTVCFAMAAGAQDTVQIGKDGNVKVNSGGSKVDIRGGNVKVESEGTRTTVETKQDDDDKEDSDDGSNPEIDITGAGRKETLACNGTTEVSISGSSNELTFTGACKRVDVTGSSNKVTLDAVEQIDVTGTGNTVTWKKAAGGRKKPKVSATGTDNRVSQR; translated from the coding sequence ATGTCGAAGATCATTCGTTCCGCGGCCGTAGCGTTCACCGTCTGCTTCGCGATGGCGGCAGGCGCGCAAGACACCGTCCAGATCGGCAAGGACGGGAACGTCAAGGTCAACTCGGGTGGCAGCAAGGTGGACATTCGGGGCGGCAACGTGAAGGTCGAGAGTGAAGGCACCCGCACCACGGTCGAGACGAAGCAGGACGACGACGACAAAGAAGACTCCGATGACGGCTCCAACCCGGAGATCGACATTACCGGCGCGGGCCGCAAGGAAACACTCGCCTGCAATGGCACGACCGAGGTGTCGATCAGCGGCTCCTCGAACGAGCTGACGTTCACGGGAGCGTGCAAGCGCGTCGATGTGACGGGCAGCTCGAACAAGGTCACGCTGGATGCCGTGGAGCAGATCGACGTCACGGGCACGGGCAATACCGTGACCTGGAAGAAGGCCGCGGGCGGACGGAAGAAGCCCAAGGTGAGCGCCACGGGCACCGACAACAGGGTGTCCCAGCGGTAG
- a CDS encoding peptidoglycan DD-metalloendopeptidase family protein, producing MHLAVRRRFTANLAVLGIIATTLVGAWPAQADDAAMIQPASGRISYVVGGCPSDPRPTHMGIDIAGSAGTPIVAAYDGVVTTRVVNFGTTGYGNHVVLSHASGYTTLYAHMQQAPAVALSQTVTKGQTIGLIGNTGNSFGAHLHFELKRNGANIANQGYACGQMVTRGYPIPMDFPGLQSNTPKTIHETAVHGTSWKKMSTAQQISSRVFTTVNMGTGWGDILSSSGGYLVHSFVNGGRWITLNSGLALNATSMSAVHVGQASPQILAVEDGKLMHVWGGSNGWQKGWTGIHTTGKVSAVVMADNSIQAMINQGGTLYQVWADSGGWHIASTGRPVGDAFEAVYMGGSAPQVMTVLNGQLHQIWATSTEWVLMSTGIAIAPGATLSALNMGGGWPQVFTAEAGNLYQTAVMNGGWTRMATGTPASGPIDAVYLGGGQQPRVYTAD from the coding sequence ATGCACTTGGCGGTACGTAGGCGCTTCACGGCGAACCTGGCAGTGCTCGGGATTATCGCAACAACGCTCGTCGGCGCGTGGCCGGCCCAAGCCGACGATGCGGCGATGATCCAGCCTGCCTCGGGGAGGATCTCGTATGTCGTCGGCGGTTGCCCCTCTGACCCCCGGCCGACGCACATGGGGATCGACATCGCAGGCTCCGCGGGCACGCCCATCGTGGCCGCGTACGATGGGGTCGTCACCACTCGCGTCGTCAACTTTGGCACGACAGGCTATGGGAATCATGTCGTCCTCTCACACGCGTCTGGCTATACGACGCTCTACGCGCACATGCAGCAAGCGCCGGCCGTCGCATTGAGCCAGACCGTGACGAAGGGCCAGACAATCGGCCTCATTGGCAACACCGGGAACTCCTTCGGAGCGCACCTGCATTTCGAGCTCAAGCGGAATGGGGCGAACATCGCGAACCAGGGTTACGCGTGCGGCCAGATGGTGACGAGGGGTTACCCGATCCCCATGGACTTTCCCGGGCTCCAGTCCAACACGCCCAAGACGATCCACGAGACGGCCGTACACGGCACTTCGTGGAAGAAGATGTCCACGGCGCAGCAGATCTCGTCGAGGGTCTTCACTACCGTGAACATGGGGACTGGATGGGGTGACATCCTCAGCAGTTCCGGCGGCTACCTCGTGCACTCGTTCGTGAACGGTGGACGGTGGATCACCCTCAACTCCGGGCTCGCATTGAACGCCACGAGCATGTCCGCCGTGCATGTCGGGCAAGCGTCGCCGCAGATTCTCGCGGTGGAGGATGGCAAACTCATGCACGTCTGGGGCGGCTCGAACGGCTGGCAGAAGGGTTGGACCGGCATCCACACGACGGGCAAGGTCTCCGCTGTCGTGATGGCGGACAACTCGATCCAAGCGATGATCAATCAGGGTGGAACGCTGTACCAGGTGTGGGCCGACAGCGGCGGCTGGCACATCGCGTCCACTGGACGGCCGGTCGGCGACGCGTTCGAGGCGGTGTACATGGGGGGCAGCGCACCCCAGGTGATGACCGTGCTGAACGGGCAGCTCCATCAAATCTGGGCCACGAGCACGGAGTGGGTGCTGATGTCGACGGGGATTGCGATTGCGCCCGGTGCGACCTTGAGTGCCCTGAACATGGGCGGAGGGTGGCCGCAGGTATTCACGGCTGAAGCCGGGAACCTGTACCAGACCGCCGTCATGAATGGCGGTTGGACGAGGATGGCGACCGGAACTCCGGCCTCCGGGCCGATCGACGCCGTCTACCTGGGAGGCGGTCAACAGCCCCGCGTGTATACCGCGGACTGA
- a CDS encoding glycoside hydrolase family 15 protein: MRQRIDDYALLGDCHSAALVGRDGSIDWACFPRFDSPAVFCRILDVRRGGSFQVCPERPFQSTRRYIDDTNVLVTTFTTPSGVLEVTDCMPVRFGRERGPGVGTRYALLRRLRCAGGEVETRVVVAPRFEYGAFVPNIRLTSAHTAELVGGADALWVTATRPLVAYERALRARWRLCAGDEAWVEAAWTSSLVERRPEAMPDLATLRQRLEDTVAYWREWISHCAYEGEYAPQVRRSALVLKALTYVPSGAIIAAPTTSLPEEPGGVRNWDYRYTWLRDTTLTLISLMLLGYQEEALAFRHWLARTSAGRVEDIQIMYDIRGHRLLPEMELAHLEGHRGSRPVRIGNGAVKQLQLDVFGEMLEAVWLYSKMGGPVSVKTWDFLCKLVEHVCQRWHEPDQGLWEIRDEPRHFIHSKLLCWVALDRAVRVARARRFPAPVGRWVRERERVREYLLREGRRTGWFPQAVGSERADASVLQMPALGFLPAAHPLMSRTVERVRQRLEKEGLLYRYHAPDGVGGGEGAFLLCSFWLHDVLVHSGKTQEAEALLRHLLRMANDVGLYAEEAVPGTGEALGNFPQAFTHMALVASCAQLSAARSFQLPRPGAYDFADFALTYHLGRRSILMSHFSVEPVQ, translated from the coding sequence ATGCGGCAGCGGATTGACGACTATGCATTGCTGGGCGATTGCCACTCCGCGGCGCTCGTCGGTCGCGACGGATCCATTGACTGGGCGTGTTTCCCCCGGTTCGACTCGCCCGCGGTGTTCTGTCGCATCCTCGATGTGCGTCGCGGGGGCTCCTTCCAGGTCTGTCCCGAGCGCCCCTTCCAGTCCACGCGCCGGTACATCGATGACACCAACGTTCTTGTCACCACCTTCACCACGCCGTCCGGCGTGTTGGAGGTGACGGACTGCATGCCCGTCCGCTTCGGCAGGGAGCGAGGCCCCGGTGTCGGGACGAGGTACGCGTTGCTGCGGAGGCTGCGTTGCGCCGGTGGCGAAGTGGAGACGCGCGTGGTGGTGGCCCCCCGCTTTGAGTACGGGGCCTTCGTCCCAAACATCCGTCTGACCTCGGCGCATACGGCGGAATTGGTGGGGGGCGCGGACGCGCTGTGGGTGACGGCCACGCGCCCGCTGGTGGCGTACGAGCGTGCCCTGCGCGCCCGATGGCGCCTGTGTGCGGGGGACGAGGCCTGGGTGGAGGCGGCCTGGACCTCCTCGCTCGTGGAGCGCCGCCCAGAGGCGATGCCGGACCTCGCCACGCTGCGGCAGCGGCTGGAGGACACGGTGGCCTACTGGCGCGAGTGGATCTCCCACTGCGCCTACGAGGGCGAGTACGCACCGCAGGTGCGCCGCTCGGCGCTGGTGCTGAAGGCGCTCACGTATGTGCCCTCGGGGGCCATCATCGCGGCCCCCACGACCTCCCTGCCCGAGGAGCCCGGAGGCGTGCGCAACTGGGACTACCGCTACACCTGGCTGAGGGACACGACGCTCACGCTCATCTCGCTGATGTTGCTGGGGTACCAGGAGGAAGCGCTCGCTTTCCGGCACTGGTTGGCGCGCACCAGCGCGGGGCGCGTCGAGGACATTCAGATCATGTACGACATCCGGGGCCACCGGCTGCTGCCAGAAATGGAGTTGGCCCACCTCGAGGGCCACCGAGGCTCGCGGCCGGTGCGCATCGGCAACGGGGCGGTGAAGCAGCTTCAGCTCGACGTCTTCGGGGAGATGCTGGAGGCGGTGTGGCTGTACTCGAAGATGGGCGGGCCGGTCTCGGTGAAGACCTGGGACTTCCTGTGCAAGCTGGTGGAGCACGTGTGCCAGCGGTGGCACGAGCCGGACCAGGGACTGTGGGAGATACGCGACGAGCCCCGGCACTTCATTCACTCGAAGCTGCTGTGCTGGGTGGCGTTGGATCGGGCGGTGCGCGTCGCGCGGGCGCGGCGGTTTCCTGCTCCTGTGGGACGCTGGGTTCGCGAGCGTGAGCGGGTCAGGGAGTATCTCCTGCGGGAGGGCCGGCGCACGGGGTGGTTCCCCCAGGCGGTGGGCTCGGAGAGGGCGGATGCCTCGGTTCTGCAGATGCCCGCGCTGGGCTTCCTCCCGGCCGCCCACCCGCTGATGAGCCGCACGGTGGAGAGGGTGCGCCAGCGGCTGGAGAAGGAGGGGCTCCTCTATCGCTACCACGCTCCGGATGGTGTGGGCGGGGGGGAGGGGGCTTTCCTCCTGTGCTCCTTCTGGTTGCATGACGTGCTGGTGCACTCGGGGAAGACGCAGGAGGCGGAGGCGCTGCTGCGGCACCTGCTGCGGATGGCCAATGACGTGGGCCTCTACGCGGAGGAGGCGGTGCCTGGGACGGGCGAGGCGCTGGGCAACTTCCCGCAGGCTTTCACGCACATGGCGCTGGTGGCCTCGTGCGCGCAGCTCTCCGCGGCCCGGAGCTTTCAGCTCCCGCGGCCCGGTGCGTACGACTTCGCGGACTTCGCGCTCACCTACCACCTCGGCAGGCGCTCCATCCTCATGTCCCACTTCTCGGTGGAACCGGTGCAGTGA
- a CDS encoding RCC1 domain-containing protein has product MAHSLVIRADGTVWGSGRNLDGQLGNGTTQGGPVPVQASGLTGATAVSAGLQHSLAIRSGGTVWAWGRNSSGELGTGGPQISLVPVQVPGLTGIVSIAAGWGHSLAVKSDGTVWAWGYNGYGQLGNGTMTHSTTPVQVQGLTGAVAVVTGMYFSVALRHDGTVWAWGANDEAQLGNGTTAGSPLPVQVQGLAGIVAISAGYTHVAAVKPDGTVWTWGTDGISVERQTTPRRLAGLTGVSDVACSAYFCLALMANGSTWAWGNDTSGAMGHDTREPSAVPLPVQGLTGVTAIAAGSSHSLALKSDGTLWSSGFNRFGQRGVTTPLYQAAPVPVEGGLSWVIAVAAGPGHSVALLHDGTVWAWGSNNFGQLGDGTTKRRPQPIQVQGLDGVIAIAAGWNSTLALRFDGTVWTWGGFSEQLFPAQVPGLAGVVSIATTSAHALAVRDDGTVWAWGSNMYGQLGDGTTTNRDTPVQVLGLSGMTSVAAGEAHSLGVRDDGTVWAWGMNVYGGLGDGTTLNRLTPVQVPGLTGVASVAAGAFHSMAVLHDGTGWAWGTGDDCALLSSTSSSPTTTVPIPMAVTGLVNVAAHYNNSLAMTAGGLVWSGGDNEQGQLGNGTVDTSWSPVQVQVPLNSIVSGIEVGGSHSLALLSDGSVWSWGGNSEGQLGHGSPADALVPELSLLLP; this is encoded by the coding sequence GTGGCTCATTCGCTGGTGATTCGCGCGGATGGCACCGTGTGGGGGAGCGGAAGGAACCTCGACGGTCAGCTCGGAAATGGAACCACCCAGGGCGGCCCGGTGCCCGTCCAGGCGTCGGGGCTGACCGGGGCGACGGCCGTCTCAGCCGGCCTGCAGCACTCGCTGGCCATCCGCTCGGGCGGCACGGTGTGGGCGTGGGGGAGGAACAGCTCGGGGGAGCTTGGCACAGGGGGACCGCAGATCAGCCTCGTGCCCGTCCAGGTGCCAGGCCTGACGGGAATCGTGTCCATCGCTGCGGGCTGGGGCCATTCGCTGGCCGTCAAGTCGGACGGCACCGTGTGGGCCTGGGGATACAACGGCTACGGACAGCTCGGCAATGGAACGATGACCCACTCGACGACCCCCGTGCAGGTGCAAGGGCTGACCGGCGCCGTGGCTGTGGTGACGGGCATGTATTTCTCAGTGGCGCTGCGCCATGACGGCACCGTCTGGGCATGGGGCGCCAACGACGAGGCACAGCTTGGCAATGGCACCACCGCCGGGAGCCCCCTGCCCGTCCAGGTACAGGGCCTGGCAGGCATCGTGGCCATCTCCGCGGGCTACACGCACGTGGCCGCGGTGAAGCCCGACGGAACGGTCTGGACCTGGGGCACGGACGGTATTTCCGTCGAGCGGCAGACCACGCCCCGGCGCCTCGCAGGACTGACGGGCGTGAGCGATGTGGCCTGCAGCGCCTACTTCTGCCTGGCGCTCATGGCCAACGGCTCCACCTGGGCATGGGGCAACGATACCTCCGGAGCCATGGGGCACGACACCCGGGAGCCGAGCGCGGTTCCGCTCCCCGTCCAGGGACTCACCGGGGTGACGGCCATCGCCGCAGGCAGCAGCCATTCCCTGGCGCTCAAGTCCGACGGCACGCTCTGGTCCTCGGGCTTCAACAGATTCGGACAGCGCGGCGTCACGACGCCCCTGTATCAGGCCGCTCCCGTGCCCGTCGAAGGGGGCCTGTCCTGGGTCATCGCGGTGGCGGCGGGGCCTGGCCATTCCGTGGCCCTGCTCCATGACGGCACGGTCTGGGCCTGGGGCAGCAATAATTTCGGCCAGCTCGGGGACGGCACGACGAAGCGCCGTCCCCAGCCCATCCAGGTCCAAGGGCTCGACGGCGTCATCGCCATCGCGGCCGGGTGGAACTCCACCCTGGCGCTGAGGTTTGACGGCACCGTCTGGACCTGGGGCGGCTTCTCCGAGCAGCTCTTCCCCGCTCAAGTCCCAGGGTTGGCCGGCGTCGTGAGTATCGCGACGACGTCTGCTCACGCGCTGGCGGTGCGCGACGATGGCACCGTCTGGGCCTGGGGCAGCAACATGTACGGTCAGCTCGGGGATGGCACCACGACGAATCGTGACACGCCCGTTCAGGTGCTGGGGCTCAGTGGCATGACCAGCGTGGCCGCCGGCGAAGCCCATTCCCTGGGAGTGCGCGATGATGGAACCGTGTGGGCGTGGGGCATGAACGTCTATGGCGGCCTTGGCGACGGCACGACCCTCAACCGGCTCACGCCCGTCCAGGTTCCGGGGCTGACGGGCGTCGCCAGCGTCGCGGCGGGTGCGTTCCACTCCATGGCCGTGCTCCATGACGGCACGGGCTGGGCCTGGGGCACGGGTGATGACTGCGCGCTGCTGAGCAGCACCAGCTCGAGCCCCACCACCACCGTTCCCATTCCCATGGCCGTCACGGGACTGGTGAACGTCGCTGCGCATTATAACAATTCGCTCGCCATGACGGCCGGAGGCCTTGTGTGGTCGGGCGGGGACAATGAGCAGGGGCAACTTGGCAACGGCACTGTCGACACGAGTTGGAGCCCCGTGCAGGTACAGGTTCCCCTGAACTCCATCGTGTCCGGCATCGAGGTGGGCGGAAGCCACTCCCTGGCCCTGCTTTCGGATGGCTCGGTATGGTCCTGGGGTGGCAACTCGGAGGGCCAGCTCGGCCATGGCTCCCCTGCGGATGCGCTCGTTCCCGAGCTCTCCCTGCTGTTGCCTTGA
- a CDS encoding helix-turn-helix transcriptional regulator: MATTTLPEFLRARRERLHPEVAGRRRTPGLRREEVAARAGVSVTWYTWLEQGRGGVPSDDVLERLARALELDDTNREMLFLLAHERPPPRRIKPPTEVTPALQRVLDNLHVPAFVKTPAFQIVAWNRAAVAVIGDYAAIPEHGRNMLRRVFHPDAATFLPHADDMRRTCLAAFRVDIARAGASEEAAALVDELMETSEEFRRLWAENELRTHGVRYRRLVRPNVGELVFETSVFSVDDSGGLSMFVLSPVDDASARGVEQLIRELAK; the protein is encoded by the coding sequence ATGGCGACTACCACCCTCCCCGAATTTCTCCGCGCTCGCCGCGAGCGGCTTCACCCCGAAGTGGCTGGGCGGCGCCGCACTCCCGGACTTCGGCGCGAGGAGGTCGCGGCACGCGCCGGGGTGAGCGTCACCTGGTACACGTGGCTCGAACAAGGCCGCGGCGGCGTGCCATCCGACGACGTGCTCGAACGCCTCGCTCGCGCACTCGAACTCGACGATACGAATCGCGAGATGCTGTTCCTGCTCGCTCACGAGCGCCCGCCACCGCGCCGCATCAAGCCGCCCACAGAGGTCACGCCGGCGCTGCAGCGCGTGCTCGACAACCTGCACGTGCCCGCGTTCGTGAAGACACCGGCGTTTCAGATTGTCGCGTGGAATCGCGCCGCCGTGGCGGTGATCGGCGATTACGCCGCGATTCCCGAGCACGGCCGCAACATGCTGCGCCGGGTCTTTCATCCCGATGCCGCCACGTTCCTGCCGCATGCCGATGACATGCGCCGCACGTGCCTCGCCGCGTTTCGCGTCGACATCGCACGGGCTGGAGCATCGGAAGAAGCTGCCGCGCTCGTCGACGAGTTGATGGAGACGAGCGAGGAGTTTCGACGGCTGTGGGCCGAGAATGAGCTGCGTACGCACGGCGTGCGGTACAGGCGGCTTGTCCGGCCGAATGTCGGCGAGCTCGTGTTCGAGACGTCGGTGTTTTCCGTCGATGACAGCGGCGGTCTCAGCATGTTTGTCCTCTCCCCGGTGGACGATGCCTCCGCGCGTGGGGTCGAACAGCTGATCCGCGAGCTTGCCAAGTAG
- a CDS encoding glutathione S-transferase family protein, with translation MLTVHHLGRSQSERIVWLCEELGLDYELKRYQRRADNRLAPPEYKALHPMGTAPILTDGGLVLGESGAICEYLIQTYGDGRLAVKRGEPGFVGYLYWFHFANGTLQPAVLQVRYLERADPSDKNALLQAAKDRFGLVFSTLEKRLGEEPYLAGEELTAADIMTVFSLTTMRLFKPYDLSPWPNILAYLQRIGARPAYRRAMQKADPDLTPLLGAVPE, from the coding sequence ATGCTGACGGTGCATCATCTCGGACGTTCGCAATCGGAGCGGATCGTCTGGCTCTGTGAGGAACTCGGGCTCGACTATGAGCTGAAGCGCTATCAGCGCCGGGCCGACAACCGGCTGGCCCCGCCGGAATACAAGGCGCTTCACCCGATGGGCACGGCGCCGATCCTCACCGACGGCGGCCTCGTCCTCGGGGAGTCCGGGGCGATCTGCGAGTATCTCATCCAGACCTATGGCGATGGCCGGCTCGCCGTGAAGCGCGGCGAACCCGGTTTCGTCGGCTATCTCTACTGGTTCCACTTCGCCAACGGGACGCTGCAACCGGCCGTCTTGCAGGTGAGGTATCTGGAGCGCGCCGATCCTTCGGACAAAAACGCGCTGCTGCAGGCGGCCAAGGACCGGTTCGGGCTGGTCTTCTCGACCTTGGAGAAGCGGCTGGGGGAGGAGCCCTATCTGGCCGGCGAAGAGCTGACGGCGGCGGATATCATGACCGTGTTCTCGTTGACCACGATGCGGCTGTTCAAGCCGTATGATCTCTCGCCCTGGCCGAACATCCTGGCCTATCTGCAACGCATCGGGGCGCGGCCTGCTTATCGCCGGGCGATGCAGAAGGCCGATCCGGATTTGACGCCGTTACTGGGGGCCGTCCCGGAGTAA
- a CDS encoding fascin domain-containing protein, producing MLQFKRSKQFLRVSCSALLLAGACAPVDSAPDGQDDVTETATSPLLFSGVSFKTVLGGRYVGAQNNGGGAVTATATAAQAWEKFTIDDINGGSLVSGDTVFITAGTGQYFQAANGGGSTLNAASWNRQGWETFRIVRKNGSGTIVNGDIVGLQTVTTGHWVSAENGGGSTVFAYGAALDSWEQFTISGLSGGTTPPPTGTGCDAPGLVWKTANKTNYTSYPDPGSEECTEYNGCTWAGQFAACSGKKPESWVAAHNIAAVFPNMNAYKLHDLCLKSGSKTIVVTVLDTCADSDCSGCCTRNKGDADALIDLESYTNARWGVPDGRIQWADLGPTKGSGCN from the coding sequence ATGCTCCAGTTCAAACGTTCCAAGCAGTTCCTTCGTGTCTCGTGTTCGGCGCTGTTGCTCGCGGGCGCGTGCGCCCCGGTGGACAGTGCTCCTGACGGGCAGGACGACGTCACGGAGACCGCCACGAGCCCGTTGCTCTTCTCGGGCGTGAGCTTCAAGACGGTGCTCGGCGGCCGGTACGTGGGGGCGCAGAACAACGGCGGCGGCGCCGTCACCGCGACGGCGACGGCCGCGCAGGCGTGGGAGAAGTTCACGATCGACGACATCAACGGCGGGTCGCTCGTGAGCGGGGACACGGTCTTCATCACCGCGGGCACGGGACAGTACTTCCAGGCCGCCAACGGCGGGGGCTCCACGCTGAACGCCGCGAGCTGGAATCGCCAGGGCTGGGAGACGTTCCGCATCGTCCGGAAGAACGGCAGCGGGACGATCGTCAACGGGGACATCGTTGGCCTGCAGACGGTGACGACGGGCCACTGGGTGTCCGCGGAGAACGGGGGCGGCAGCACGGTGTTCGCGTATGGCGCCGCGCTCGACTCGTGGGAACAGTTCACGATCTCTGGCTTGTCCGGAGGCACGACGCCGCCTCCTACTGGTACGGGCTGTGACGCTCCTGGCCTCGTCTGGAAGACGGCCAACAAGACCAACTACACGTCGTATCCGGATCCGGGCAGCGAGGAGTGCACCGAGTACAACGGCTGCACGTGGGCAGGGCAGTTCGCGGCGTGCTCGGGAAAGAAGCCGGAATCGTGGGTGGCGGCGCATAACATCGCCGCGGTGTTCCCCAACATGAACGCGTACAAGCTCCATGACCTTTGCTTGAAGTCCGGCTCGAAGACCATCGTGGTCACCGTGCTCGACACGTGCGCTGACTCGGACTGCAGTGGTTGCTGCACCCGGAACAAGGGAGACGCCGACGCGCTGATCGACCTCGAGAGCTATACCAACGCGCGCTGGGGCGTCCCCGACGGCAGAATCCAGTGGGCGGACCTCGGTCCGACCAAGGGCAGTGGCTGCAACTGA
- a CDS encoding DUF1569 domain-containing protein produces the protein MNRRTLLYTAIATPVVLALGVKTAAMARHGPLSELLAQLQGLPADTLRSTGRWNVSEIFQHCTQSIRFSRVGYPLARSALFQNTAGAAALNVFSAAGEMHHPLDEAIPGAPALVSGLPNEAALAELTSELKQFMDWQGELAPHFAYGELSKSQYDTAHYLHLRNHLREVQPS, from the coding sequence ATGAACCGCAGAACGCTTCTGTACACAGCCATCGCGACACCCGTGGTTTTGGCTCTGGGGGTCAAAACCGCAGCCATGGCCCGTCATGGCCCGCTGTCAGAATTGCTGGCTCAACTGCAAGGCCTGCCCGCAGACACACTGCGCAGCACAGGACGCTGGAACGTCAGCGAGATTTTTCAGCATTGTACCCAGAGCATCCGCTTCTCACGCGTTGGCTACCCACTGGCCAGGTCTGCCTTGTTTCAGAACACAGCCGGTGCGGCAGCCCTCAATGTGTTTTCTGCAGCAGGGGAGATGCACCATCCCCTGGATGAGGCCATCCCCGGCGCGCCAGCACTGGTCAGTGGACTGCCGAACGAGGCCGCGCTGGCAGAACTGACGAGCGAACTGAAGCAATTCATGGATTGGCAGGGGGAGCTGGCCCCGCATTTTGCTTACGGGGAGCTGAGCAAGTCCCAGTACGACACTGCCCATTATCTGCATCTGAGAAATCACCTGCGCGAGGTGCAGCCAAGCTGA
- a CDS encoding serine hydrolase domain-containing protein — protein MTQLHQKLEEEVAASRFSGAVLVAKEETVLFRAAYGSQDAGKEFAVTPATRFCIGSMGKMFTAVAILQLVQDGRLCLTDTVASLLPSYPDTALARLYDAHAAELQTLAGFIRLFGAREAAFPPGSRWGYSNFGFILLGAIIEQVSGLNWEASLERSVFLPAGMPATSAAASASATASPCTGAARTGLRPLPFYAGLHAGGGYSTIDDLHRFGMALRITATVAAHRA, from the coding sequence GTGACGCAGCTTCACCAAAAGCTAGAGGAGGAGGTGGCTGCCAGCCGCTTCTCCGGTGCGGTGTTGGTCGCGAAAGAGGAGACGGTTCTGTTTCGAGCGGCCTACGGCTCACAGGATGCCGGGAAGGAGTTCGCTGTGACGCCCGCCACGCGCTTCTGCATCGGCTCGATGGGCAAGATGTTCACGGCCGTTGCCATCCTGCAGCTCGTTCAGGACGGACGGCTTTGCCTGACCGACACGGTGGCTTCGCTTTTGCCCTCCTACCCGGACACGGCACTCGCGCGGCTTTACGATGCGCATGCGGCGGAGCTCCAGACGCTGGCCGGTTTCATCCGGCTGTTCGGGGCACGGGAGGCCGCTTTCCCACCTGGCTCGCGCTGGGGCTACAGCAACTTCGGCTTCATCCTCCTCGGCGCGATCATCGAGCAGGTGTCGGGGCTGAACTGGGAGGCCTCTCTGGAACGGAGTGTCTTCCTCCCCGCGGGCATGCCGGCGACTTCTGCTGCGGCATCAGCCAGTGCCACGGCGTCGCCCTGTACCGGAGCCGCGCGAACAGGGCTCAGGCCGCTGCCCTTCTACGCCGGGCTGCATGCGGGTGGCGGCTACTCGACGATCGATGATCTGCATCGCTTCGGCATGGCGCTGAGGATTACGGCCACGGTGGCAGCGCACCGGGCGTGA
- a CDS encoding MarR family winged helix-turn-helix transcriptional regulator: protein MDEVGAKAGAALGARLRRLSERLDTDAARVYAAQGVEFEQRWFGVLNQLALKGPMSVGALAEALGITHVSVSQTRVSLERAGLIWQEPDASDARRRLLSLSTSGKAFAARLAPLWAAFEQASLALDTEAGGLSAALDRLEVALARRSLFDRITAAAEPRGNR from the coding sequence ATGGACGAGGTGGGAGCGAAAGCGGGCGCGGCGCTCGGTGCACGTCTGCGCCGGCTTTCCGAGCGGCTCGACACGGATGCGGCGCGCGTTTACGCAGCCCAGGGGGTTGAGTTCGAGCAACGCTGGTTTGGCGTGTTGAACCAGCTTGCGCTGAAGGGGCCGATGAGCGTCGGCGCCCTGGCGGAGGCGCTGGGTATCACCCATGTCTCCGTCAGCCAGACGCGAGTCTCCCTGGAGAGGGCGGGGCTCATCTGGCAGGAGCCCGACGCCTCGGATGCCCGCCGGCGCCTTTTGTCCCTGAGCACTTCGGGCAAAGCCTTCGCCGCCCGGCTGGCGCCCCTGTGGGCGGCATTCGAGCAGGCCTCCCTCGCGCTCGACACGGAGGCCGGTGGCCTCAGCGCTGCCCTCGATCGATTGGAGGTGGCCTTGGCGCGGCGGTCTCTCTTCGACCGGATCACCGCCGCTGCCGAGCCTCGAGGCAATCGATGA